One Hydrogenispora ethanolica genomic region harbors:
- a CDS encoding carbohydrate ABC transporter permease, which produces MINDNLLRRSAGRHGWKGLIFLAFLWLAALLWILPVLWMISTSLKPETMVMTLVPQWIPPVVTLENYVRALQKAPIMLWFYNSSVMAVCGTLLVLLVDAMAAYSFARIRFAGSKLLFIITLCTMMVPSQVTLIPLYLLFNRFNLLNTFWVVILPRASAAIGVFMLRQFFLGVPVELEDAVRIDGCSRYGIFWRIILPLARPALAALGIFTFVWSWNDYLWPLITLSSKEMYTLPIGIATLVGYFARDYGMLMAGAIIASIPTLIVFLFFQREFIQGITTSGLKG; this is translated from the coding sequence ATGATCAATGACAATTTGTTGCGGCGCTCTGCGGGACGCCACGGCTGGAAAGGCCTCATTTTCCTGGCCTTCTTGTGGCTCGCGGCGCTGCTGTGGATTCTGCCGGTGCTGTGGATGATCTCCACCTCATTAAAGCCCGAGACCATGGTGATGACCCTGGTGCCCCAGTGGATCCCGCCGGTGGTGACCCTGGAAAACTATGTCCGCGCCTTGCAGAAGGCCCCGATCATGCTATGGTTCTACAACAGCTCGGTGATGGCGGTCTGCGGCACGCTGCTGGTCCTGCTGGTGGACGCGATGGCCGCCTATTCGTTCGCGCGGATCCGTTTCGCCGGGAGTAAGCTGTTATTTATCATTACCTTATGCACCATGATGGTTCCTTCGCAGGTGACCCTGATCCCCTTGTATCTGCTCTTTAACCGGTTCAATCTGCTGAATACGTTTTGGGTCGTGATTCTGCCCCGGGCCTCCGCCGCCATCGGCGTCTTTATGCTGCGCCAGTTCTTCCTGGGCGTTCCGGTGGAGCTGGAGGACGCGGTCCGGATCGACGGCTGCTCGCGCTATGGCATCTTCTGGCGGATCATTCTGCCGCTGGCCCGGCCGGCCCTGGCGGCCCTGGGCATCTTCACCTTTGTCTGGTCCTGGAACGACTATCTGTGGCCGCTGATCACCCTGTCGTCCAAGGAGATGTACACCCTGCCCATTGGCATCGCCACACTGGTCGGGTATTTTGCCCGGGATTACGGCATGCTGATGGCCGGCGCGATCATCGCCTCGATCCCGACCCTGATCGTCTTCCTCTTCTTCCAGCGTGAATTCATCCAGGGGATTACCACCAGCGGGCTGAAGGGATAG
- the aspS gene encoding aspartate--tRNA ligase — protein sequence MLRTHHCNELRDEHTGMEATLAGWVDTIRDHGSVKFLDLRDQHGVTQIVFHDDAMLEGINRETVIAVTGVVRARDAENVNPKLGTGGIELHAEGITVLGACRKGLPFEIRDSVATREEVRLKYRFLDLRNPALHQNIVLRSKVISFLRKRMEELGFLEIQTPILTASSPEGARDYLVPSRKFKGKFYALPQAPQQFKQMLMVSGFEKYFQIAPCFRDEDARCDRSPGEFYQLDFEMAFAEQEDVLNVAETVLYEVFTKFSDYAVSPAPFRRITYHDAIMQYGSDKPDLRNPLLIRDLTEFFAHVDIKAFQNKPVRGIVADCAGRPRSFFDNSLQYALSIGMKGLGYLTLAEGDFKGPLAKFLSPAEKEQLITLCAMQEGQTLFLISDRPDLVNKLAGQIRGWLGENLGLIAKNAFEFCFVIDFPMYERNPETHKIDFTHNPFSMPQGGLEALETQDPLRILAYQYDVVCNGIELSSGAVRNHSPEIMKKAFQIAGYSEAELEKRFGALYTAFQYGAPPHAGMAPGIDRIVMLLAGEEAIRDVIAFPLNGNAQDLLMGAPSEVSEHQLIEANIKIR from the coding sequence ATGCTAAGGACACATCACTGCAATGAACTCCGGGACGAGCATACCGGAATGGAAGCTACCCTGGCCGGCTGGGTCGACACGATTCGCGATCACGGCAGCGTGAAGTTTTTGGACCTGCGCGATCAGCACGGCGTCACCCAGATCGTGTTTCATGACGACGCCATGCTCGAAGGGATCAACCGTGAGACGGTCATCGCGGTAACGGGAGTGGTACGCGCGAGGGATGCTGAAAACGTCAATCCCAAGCTGGGCACCGGCGGGATCGAACTGCATGCCGAGGGCATCACGGTGCTGGGCGCCTGCCGCAAAGGATTGCCGTTTGAAATCCGGGACTCGGTCGCGACGCGCGAGGAAGTCCGTTTGAAATACCGTTTCTTGGACTTGCGAAACCCGGCGCTCCACCAGAATATCGTACTGCGTTCGAAAGTAATCAGTTTTTTACGAAAACGCATGGAGGAACTGGGATTCCTCGAGATTCAGACGCCGATTCTGACGGCGTCTTCGCCGGAAGGAGCCCGGGATTACCTGGTTCCGAGCCGGAAGTTTAAAGGCAAGTTCTACGCGTTGCCCCAGGCGCCGCAGCAGTTCAAGCAGATGCTGATGGTATCCGGCTTCGAGAAGTATTTCCAGATCGCGCCCTGCTTCCGCGATGAAGATGCCCGCTGCGACCGCTCGCCGGGCGAATTTTATCAACTCGATTTTGAAATGGCCTTCGCGGAGCAGGAAGATGTTCTGAATGTGGCCGAAACCGTTTTATACGAAGTATTCACCAAATTCTCGGATTACGCTGTGTCGCCCGCGCCTTTCCGGCGCATCACCTATCATGACGCAATCATGCAATATGGCAGCGACAAACCCGACCTGCGCAACCCGTTGCTCATCCGGGACCTGACCGAATTTTTTGCCCACGTTGATATCAAGGCCTTTCAAAACAAACCGGTGCGCGGGATCGTGGCGGACTGCGCGGGCCGTCCGCGCAGCTTTTTTGACAATTCACTCCAATACGCGCTCAGTATCGGAATGAAGGGTCTCGGTTACCTCACGCTCGCCGAGGGCGATTTTAAAGGGCCGCTGGCAAAATTCCTGTCACCCGCTGAGAAAGAGCAACTGATCACCCTTTGCGCTATGCAAGAAGGCCAAACGCTCTTCTTGATCAGCGACCGGCCGGATCTCGTCAATAAGCTGGCCGGGCAGATCAGGGGCTGGCTGGGGGAAAACCTCGGGCTGATCGCTAAAAACGCCTTCGAATTCTGTTTTGTCATTGATTTTCCGATGTACGAGCGTAATCCGGAGACCCATAAGATTGACTTTACCCACAACCCCTTCTCCATGCCCCAAGGGGGCTTGGAGGCCCTGGAGACCCAGGATCCGCTCCGGATTTTGGCGTATCAATACGATGTCGTCTGCAACGGGATTGAACTTTCGTCCGGCGCGGTGCGTAACCATTCGCCGGAGATTATGAAAAAGGCGTTTCAGATCGCCGGATACTCCGAAGCGGAGCTGGAAAAGAGGTTCGGCGCGCTGTATACGGCGTTCCAGTACGGAGCGCCTCCGCATGCGGGAATGGCGCCGGGTATCGACCGCATCGTCATGCTGCTGGCCGGCGAGGAAGCGATCCGCGATGTGATCGCCTTCCCGTTAAACGGCAATGCCCAGGACCTGCTGATGGGAGCGCCGTCCGAAGTCTCGGAGCACCAGCTGATCGAGGCGAATATCAAGATTCGCTAG
- a CDS encoding ABC transporter substrate-binding protein — translation MKKSLIVAALLCAMALLLAPQTFATTKLVYWDLFSGGDADFMTAMVKEFNRTHPDIFVDEVPNKWDDYYNHLLTALVAKKGPDVCIIHTSNLPAFASKKVLLPLDGPIAKYNFPAKDFGAKLWNGGKYQGKQVAIPLDVHPFILYYNKELLARAGFMKDDKPQIPANPEEFASFLKTIRAKTGKFPLTLETNGFGGYRSWYSLLNQAGGSLMSANGKKMTVNSETALKTLTWWTNLLKENGINSMNYDESVALFSQGQSALHINGVWVTGGFEKQNGLKFGAMPFPNLFGSKDAWGNSHNFVIPNPAKADPNRIKATLTFIDWMTANSDKWALAGHIPPRYSVLQGEKYKSMPYRPGYAAQMESIAYLPSNVHMLEIEQFMADEIAAAYSGAKTPAQALATIEQKSNRVLK, via the coding sequence ATGAAGAAATCGTTGATCGTGGCGGCCCTGCTCTGCGCCATGGCCTTGTTGTTGGCGCCTCAGACTTTCGCAACCACCAAGCTGGTGTATTGGGATCTTTTCAGCGGCGGCGACGCCGACTTCATGACGGCGATGGTGAAGGAGTTCAACCGGACCCATCCCGATATCTTCGTGGACGAAGTTCCGAACAAGTGGGACGATTATTACAATCATCTGCTGACCGCCCTGGTCGCCAAGAAGGGGCCGGACGTCTGCATCATCCATACCAGCAACCTGCCGGCCTTTGCCTCCAAGAAGGTATTGCTGCCTTTGGACGGGCCGATCGCCAAGTATAACTTCCCGGCGAAGGACTTCGGCGCGAAGCTCTGGAATGGCGGCAAATATCAGGGCAAGCAAGTGGCGATCCCCCTCGATGTCCATCCCTTTATCCTGTACTACAACAAGGAACTGCTGGCCAGGGCCGGCTTCATGAAGGACGACAAGCCGCAGATCCCGGCCAATCCCGAGGAATTTGCGAGCTTTTTGAAGACCATCCGGGCCAAGACCGGCAAGTTCCCCTTGACCTTGGAGACCAACGGCTTCGGCGGCTACCGCTCCTGGTACAGCTTGCTGAATCAGGCCGGCGGCAGCCTGATGAGCGCCAACGGCAAGAAGATGACCGTGAACAGCGAAACCGCCCTGAAGACCCTGACCTGGTGGACCAATCTGCTGAAGGAGAACGGCATCAACTCCATGAATTACGACGAGTCCGTCGCGCTCTTTTCGCAAGGACAGTCCGCCCTGCACATCAACGGCGTCTGGGTGACCGGCGGTTTTGAAAAGCAGAACGGCCTGAAATTCGGGGCGATGCCTTTCCCCAATCTTTTCGGCAGCAAGGACGCCTGGGGCAATTCCCACAACTTCGTCATCCCCAATCCGGCCAAGGCCGATCCCAACCGGATCAAGGCCACCCTCACCTTTATCGACTGGATGACCGCCAACAGCGACAAATGGGCTTTAGCGGGCCATATTCCGCCGCGCTATTCGGTATTGCAGGGCGAGAAGTACAAGAGCATGCCCTACCGGCCCGGCTATGCCGCGCAGATGGAGAGTATCGCCTATTTGCCTTCGAACGTCCATATGTTGGAGATCGAGCAATTCATGGCCGATGAGATCGCCGCGGCCTACTCGGGAGCGAAGACTCCCGCACAGGCGCTGGCCACCATCGAACAGAAGTCCAACCGGGTTCTGAAGTAA
- a CDS encoding N-acetyltransferase, with product MSRIFYGLIISPAGSILHFTGVVGLGGHFIFLEGEEIMEMAITIRPENESDYQAVENLTREAFWDLYQPGCVEHLLAHKLRKVQAFLAELDYVAERDHQIVGNIMYSKAKISDENGNAHEVITFGPLSVLPSHQKEGVGSALIHHTKKLAAEMGIRRS from the coding sequence TTGTCGCGCATTTTTTATGGATTGATTATTTCGCCCGCGGGGAGCATTCTGCACTTTACAGGTGTGGTAGGTCTTGGCGGGCATTTTATTTTTTTAGAAGGAGAGGAGATTATGGAAATGGCTATTACAATTCGTCCCGAAAACGAAAGCGATTATCAAGCGGTTGAAAACTTGACCAGGGAAGCTTTTTGGGATCTCTACCAGCCAGGCTGCGTCGAGCATCTGCTCGCCCACAAGCTCCGGAAGGTTCAGGCTTTTCTTGCCGAACTGGATTATGTTGCCGAACGGGATCACCAGATCGTCGGGAACATCATGTATTCCAAGGCGAAAATTAGCGATGAAAACGGCAATGCGCACGAGGTGATTACCTTTGGCCCATTAAGCGTTTTGCCGTCCCATCAGAAAGAGGGTGTCGGTTCCGCACTGATCCATCATACCAAAAAACTGGCGGCGGAGATGGGTATAAGGCGATCGTGA
- a CDS encoding sugar phosphate isomerase/epimerase family protein has translation MKIGCCANLQADPDGPGMAAIEIIAEAGFDYIELPLAKLMTFAEAEFHQLQERIRAAGIRCEACCNFFPPDLKLTGDGVQADRIVAYYEAALERVHQLGAEIVVFGSAGARNVPEGFGKERAWNQLVELLRDMDPVARQYGITIVIEPLNRKESNIVNSVAEGLQLANAVQRDNIQLLVDYYHLSLENEDPADIVTAGAAIRHAHLAEPEGRAFPKAQSRAAYAAFIEALRQIRYSGRLSIEASTDDLRRDAKAGLAFLKELTLPLTEH, from the coding sequence ATGAAAATCGGATGTTGCGCCAATTTACAAGCTGACCCGGACGGCCCGGGAATGGCGGCCATCGAAATCATTGCCGAAGCGGGCTTTGACTATATTGAGCTCCCCTTGGCCAAGCTGATGACCTTTGCGGAGGCGGAGTTCCACCAACTCCAAGAGCGCATTCGGGCGGCGGGGATCCGCTGCGAGGCTTGCTGCAATTTCTTCCCGCCCGACCTCAAGCTGACCGGGGATGGAGTGCAGGCGGACCGGATCGTCGCCTATTACGAGGCGGCCTTGGAACGCGTTCACCAACTGGGGGCGGAGATCGTCGTTTTCGGCAGCGCCGGGGCCCGGAACGTCCCGGAGGGTTTCGGGAAAGAGCGGGCTTGGAACCAGCTGGTCGAGTTACTGCGGGACATGGACCCGGTGGCCCGGCAATACGGGATCACCATTGTCATCGAGCCGCTGAACCGGAAGGAAAGCAACATTGTCAATTCGGTCGCCGAGGGTTTGCAACTGGCCAACGCGGTCCAGCGCGACAATATCCAGCTGCTGGTGGATTATTACCACTTGAGCCTGGAGAATGAGGACCCGGCCGACATCGTGACCGCCGGCGCCGCCATCCGCCATGCGCATCTGGCCGAACCGGAGGGCAGAGCATTTCCCAAGGCACAATCGCGGGCCGCTTATGCCGCGTTTATCGAAGCGTTGCGGCAGATCCGTTATTCCGGGCGGCTCAGTATCGAGGCCTCCACCGACGACCTGCGGCGCGACGCCAAGGCGGGTTTGGCTTTTTTAAAGGAGCTGACGCTTCCTTTGACGGAGCATTAG
- a CDS encoding carbohydrate ABC transporter permease has product MNGAYGRSRRFAWLEKDNVIGYVFLAPFLIFLFLFMILPIFQGLYMSFFDWNALTPPAFVGLGNFQTMFGEVDFWSSLWHTVYFVIISTLPLVGLGLAIALGLNRSFRGKTIARGLFFFPYLLTVSVVATIWRWVLQEHFGLLNYYLGKLGAASLKWLGDPNLAMISIALATLWWTVGFNVVVFLAALQEIPEQLYEAARIDGATPWQLFRHITLPQLQTSLTFVFITQIIASFQVFGQVNVMTGGGPFGSTRTLVQYIYEQGFKYLKMGYASAVAYLLFAIMFVCTALQWKLFSNDNDE; this is encoded by the coding sequence ATGAATGGGGCTTACGGGCGAAGCCGGCGCTTCGCCTGGCTTGAGAAAGACAATGTGATCGGCTATGTTTTTTTGGCGCCGTTTTTGATATTTTTGTTTCTCTTCATGATCCTGCCGATATTTCAAGGCTTGTACATGAGCTTTTTTGACTGGAACGCCCTGACCCCGCCGGCCTTCGTGGGGCTGGGCAATTTTCAAACCATGTTCGGGGAGGTCGATTTCTGGTCTTCGTTGTGGCATACGGTTTATTTCGTGATCATCAGCACGCTCCCCCTGGTCGGGCTGGGCCTGGCGATCGCCCTGGGGCTGAATCGATCGTTCCGGGGAAAGACCATCGCGCGGGGCCTGTTCTTTTTCCCCTACTTATTGACCGTCTCGGTGGTGGCGACCATCTGGCGCTGGGTACTCCAGGAGCATTTCGGCCTGCTCAATTATTATCTGGGCAAGCTCGGCGCGGCCTCGCTGAAATGGCTCGGCGATCCCAATCTGGCGATGATCTCGATCGCCCTGGCCACCCTGTGGTGGACGGTCGGCTTTAATGTGGTGGTTTTTCTCGCCGCTTTGCAGGAGATCCCGGAGCAGCTGTATGAAGCCGCCCGGATCGACGGCGCCACGCCGTGGCAGTTATTCCGCCACATCACGCTCCCCCAGTTGCAGACCAGCCTGACCTTTGTATTCATCACCCAGATCATCGCCTCGTTTCAGGTCTTCGGCCAGGTGAATGTGATGACGGGCGGCGGACCGTTCGGTTCCACCCGGACACTGGTGCAGTACATCTACGAACAAGGCTTTAAGTATCTCAAGATGGGTTACGCCTCGGCTGTGGCCTATCTCCTGTTCGCCATCATGTTTGTCTGCACGGCGCTGCAGTGGAAGCTGTTTTCAAACGACAATGACGAATGA